The following coding sequences are from one Heliomicrobium undosum window:
- the pyk gene encoding pyruvate kinase, producing the protein MRRTKIVCTIGPASEHPDTLREIIRSGMNVARLNFSHGSHEEHGRRMETIRRIAAELGANVAILLDTKGPEIRTGDFAAPPIFLEAGQRFTLTTEPILGDASRVSVTYADLPKDVSPGARILVDDGLVELEVEAVEGSDIHCRVLNGGKVSNKKGVNVPGISINLPSVTEKDIADIRFGIEQKVDFIAASFVRKAADVLAIRKLLEAGGADIEIISKIESSEAVDNLDEIIQASDGIMVARGDLGVEIPAEEVPILQKSIIAECNRLGKPVITATQMLDSMMNNPRPTRAEASDVANAIFDGTDAIMLSGETANGKYPVVAVQTMDRIARRAESSLQRNQTIHNGKTSVTDAIGQAVCVTATQLEAAAIITATASGYTARMIARYRPQAPIVAVTPRPEVLRRLALVWGVVPLPSVQLTDTDRMLATAVNVAMEHDLIQGGDLVVITAGVPVGVQGSTNLLKVHTVGKAAARGTGIVTRSVTGKARVCRVADDAANLEPGEVLVAYGTDADYVPYLKNAAAIVCEEGGLTSHAAIMALEYRIPVVVGVDSALSLFETGETITVDGRRGLIYRGTAKVL; encoded by the coding sequence ATGCGAAGGACAAAAATCGTCTGCACCATCGGGCCGGCCAGTGAACACCCGGATACCCTGAGAGAGATCATCCGTTCCGGCATGAATGTGGCCCGTCTCAACTTCTCCCACGGATCCCATGAGGAACATGGACGCCGCATGGAGACCATCCGCCGCATCGCTGCCGAACTCGGCGCCAATGTGGCCATCCTGCTGGACACGAAAGGTCCGGAGATCCGCACGGGCGATTTCGCCGCTCCGCCGATCTTCCTGGAAGCGGGACAGCGCTTCACATTGACGACAGAACCGATCCTCGGCGACGCCTCGCGGGTCTCCGTCACCTATGCCGACCTGCCCAAGGACGTGTCACCGGGCGCCCGCATCCTCGTCGATGACGGTCTCGTCGAACTGGAAGTGGAGGCTGTCGAAGGCAGCGACATCCACTGTCGTGTCCTCAACGGCGGCAAGGTCTCCAACAAAAAAGGCGTCAACGTCCCCGGCATCTCGATCAACCTGCCCTCGGTCACCGAGAAGGACATCGCCGACATCCGCTTCGGCATCGAACAGAAGGTGGACTTCATCGCCGCCTCCTTCGTCCGCAAGGCCGCCGACGTGCTGGCCATCCGCAAACTCCTCGAAGCGGGTGGCGCCGACATCGAGATCATCTCCAAGATCGAGAGCAGCGAAGCGGTGGACAACCTCGACGAGATCATCCAGGCCTCTGACGGCATCATGGTCGCCCGGGGCGATCTGGGCGTGGAGATCCCCGCTGAAGAGGTGCCCATCCTGCAAAAATCGATCATCGCCGAATGTAACCGCCTCGGAAAACCGGTGATCACCGCCACCCAGATGCTCGATTCCATGATGAACAACCCCCGGCCGACCCGCGCCGAAGCGAGCGACGTGGCCAACGCTATCTTCGACGGCACCGACGCCATCATGCTCTCCGGCGAGACGGCCAACGGCAAGTACCCTGTCGTCGCCGTCCAGACGATGGACCGCATCGCCCGGCGCGCCGAATCGTCCTTGCAAAGAAACCAGACGATCCACAACGGCAAGACCAGCGTCACTGACGCCATCGGTCAGGCCGTCTGCGTCACAGCGACCCAGTTGGAGGCGGCGGCCATCATCACCGCAACGGCCTCCGGTTACACGGCCCGCATGATCGCCCGCTACCGTCCCCAGGCGCCTATCGTCGCTGTCACCCCCCGACCGGAAGTGTTGCGCCGTTTGGCCCTCGTCTGGGGCGTCGTCCCCTTGCCGTCGGTCCAATTGACCGATACGGATCGCATGCTCGCGACAGCCGTCAATGTGGCCATGGAGCATGACCTGATCCAGGGCGGCGATCTCGTCGTCATCACCGCCGGCGTCCCTGTCGGCGTCCAGGGCTCGACAAACCTGCTCAAGGTCCACACCGTCGGCAAAGCGGCGGCACGAGGCACCGGCATCGTCACCCGGTCGGTCACCGGCAAGGCGAGGGTCTGCCGAGTCGCTGACGACGCCGCGAACCTGGAGCCGGGAGAAGTCCTGGTCGCCTATGGCACCGATGCCGACTACGTCCCCTACCTGAAGAACGCAGCCGCCATTGTCTGCGAAGAGGGCGGCCTCACCTCCCACGCCGCCATCATGGCTTTGGAGTATCGCATCCCCGTTGTTGTCGGTGTCGACAGCGCGCTGTCCCTGTTCGAGACAGGGGAGACGATCACCGTCGACGGCCGGCGCGGCTTGATCTACCGGGGGACAGCGAAAGTCCTCTAG
- the eno gene encoding phosphopyruvate hydratase, protein MTIISDITAREILDSRGNPTLEVDVWLIDGSKGRAAVPSGASTGAYEAVELRDGDKNRYLGKGVRQAVANVNDIIKPALNQMDAADQAALDQKLIELDGTANKSKLGANAILGVSLAAAKASANYFGLPLYQYVGGINGRELPVPMMNILNGGAHADNNVDIQEFMVLPVGASSFAEGLRMGAEIFHSLKGVLKAKGLNTAVGDEGGFAPNLKSNEEALAVIVNAIEKAGYRPGEDVFLGLDVAATELYKDGKYVLAGEGATCTADEMIAFYLDLAAKYPIITIEDGLAEDDWEGWAKLTQALGKKLQLVGDDLFVTNTERLARGIAGNVANSILIKVNQIGTLTETLDAIELARRAGYTAVVSHRSGETDDTTIADLAVAINAGQIKTGAPSRTDRVAKYNQLLRIEEELGERACYRGLNAFYNLDFTDSRAKRILY, encoded by the coding sequence ATGACGATCATCAGTGATATTACAGCCCGTGAAATCCTCGATTCCCGGGGCAACCCGACCCTGGAAGTGGATGTGTGGCTCATCGACGGCAGCAAAGGCCGCGCCGCCGTTCCCTCAGGCGCCTCCACCGGGGCCTATGAAGCCGTTGAACTCCGAGACGGCGACAAGAACCGCTACCTGGGCAAAGGTGTCCGCCAGGCTGTCGCCAACGTGAACGACATCATCAAGCCGGCCCTGAATCAGATGGACGCCGCCGACCAGGCCGCCCTCGACCAGAAGCTGATCGAACTGGACGGCACGGCCAACAAGAGCAAACTGGGTGCCAACGCCATCCTCGGCGTCTCCCTCGCCGCCGCCAAGGCGTCAGCCAACTACTTCGGCCTGCCCCTCTACCAGTACGTGGGCGGCATCAACGGCCGGGAACTGCCTGTGCCGATGATGAACATCCTCAACGGCGGCGCCCATGCCGACAACAACGTGGACATCCAGGAGTTCATGGTCCTGCCCGTCGGCGCTTCCAGCTTCGCGGAAGGCCTGCGCATGGGCGCCGAAATCTTCCACAGCCTGAAGGGCGTCCTCAAAGCCAAAGGGCTCAACACCGCCGTCGGCGATGAAGGCGGCTTTGCCCCGAACCTGAAGAGCAACGAAGAAGCCCTGGCCGTCATCGTCAACGCCATCGAAAAAGCCGGCTACCGGCCTGGAGAAGATGTCTTCCTCGGCCTCGACGTGGCCGCCACCGAACTCTACAAAGACGGCAAATACGTCCTCGCCGGTGAAGGGGCGACCTGCACCGCCGATGAGATGATCGCCTTCTATCTGGACCTGGCCGCCAAATACCCCATCATCACCATCGAAGACGGCCTGGCCGAAGACGACTGGGAAGGCTGGGCCAAACTCACCCAAGCCCTCGGCAAAAAACTGCAACTCGTCGGCGACGACCTCTTCGTCACCAACACGGAGCGCCTCGCTCGCGGCATCGCCGGCAACGTGGCCAACTCCATTCTGATCAAAGTCAACCAGATCGGCACGCTTACGGAGACCCTCGACGCCATCGAACTGGCCCGCCGAGCCGGCTATACGGCCGTCGTCTCCCACCGATCCGGCGAAACGGACGACACCACCATCGCCGACCTGGCCGTCGCGATCAACGCCGGCCAGATCAAGACCGGCGCCCCCTCCCGGACCGACCGGGTGGCCAAATACAACCAGTTGCTGCGCATTGAAGAGGAACTGGGCGAACGGGCCTGCTACCGCGGTCTCAACGCCTTCTACAACCTCGACTTTACCGACAGCCGCGCCAAGCGCATCCTGTACTAA
- the tpiA gene encoding triose-phosphate isomerase, translating to MRRPIIAGNWKMHKTIAEAVQLAEALKGQPGELRAEIVLCPPFTALAAVAAIIKDSPIALGAQNMHWEEQGAFTGEISPNMLKDAGCAYVILGHSERRQYFGETDELVNRKAKAALAHDLTPIVCVGETLVQREAGETEAIVATQTRGALAGLTPEAVASLVIAYEPVWAIGTGKTASDDDAQQVIAFIRATVAAEFGNAAAAAVRIQYGGSVKAANAASLLSRPDIDGALVGGASLKAADFQGIIDGAR from the coding sequence ATGCGTAGACCCATCATTGCCGGCAATTGGAAGATGCACAAGACGATAGCCGAGGCCGTTCAACTGGCCGAGGCGCTGAAAGGGCAACCGGGGGAACTGCGGGCGGAGATCGTCCTCTGCCCGCCCTTCACGGCCCTGGCCGCCGTCGCGGCCATCATCAAAGACAGCCCCATCGCCCTGGGCGCTCAGAACATGCACTGGGAAGAGCAAGGCGCCTTCACCGGCGAGATCTCGCCGAACATGCTCAAAGACGCCGGCTGCGCCTACGTGATCCTCGGCCATTCGGAGCGGCGCCAGTATTTCGGCGAAACGGATGAACTCGTCAACCGCAAAGCGAAGGCCGCCCTGGCTCACGACTTGACGCCCATCGTCTGCGTCGGTGAGACCCTGGTCCAGCGGGAAGCGGGGGAGACGGAGGCCATCGTCGCCACCCAGACCCGCGGCGCCCTGGCCGGACTCACGCCCGAGGCCGTCGCCTCCCTGGTCATCGCTTATGAGCCTGTCTGGGCCATCGGCACCGGCAAAACCGCATCGGATGATGACGCCCAGCAGGTCATCGCCTTCATCCGTGCCACCGTGGCCGCCGAATTCGGCAACGCGGCGGCAGCCGCCGTCCGCATCCAATACGGCGGCAGCGTGAAGGCGGCCAATGCGGCCAGCCTGCTTTCCCGCCCCGACATTGACGGCGCCCTCGTCGGCGGCGCCAGCTTGAAGGCGGCAGATTTTCAAGGGATCATCGACGGCGCGCGCTAG
- the gap gene encoding type I glyceraldehyde-3-phosphate dehydrogenase: MTTKIAINGFGRIGRNVLRAMLKRDMLKAGSDVEIVALNDLTSPEMLAHLLQYDSIHGELPYEVTVSEKAITVNGVEIKVCAETDPAKLPWKELGVDIVVESTGRFTKGPDAAKHIQAGAKKVIISAPGKDIDATIVMGVNDHTYDAANHHVVSNASCTTNCLAPFAKVLHEQFGIVRGLMTTVHAYTNDQRILDLPHSDLRRARAAGQSIIPTTTGAAKAVALVLPELKGKLNGFAMRVPTPNVSVVDLVAELEKPATEEAINSALKAAAEGPLKGILAFCEKPLVSRDFNGNPHSSIVDAPSTMVLDGKMAKVVAWYDNEWGYSNRVVDLALLMAAKGL, encoded by the coding sequence ATGACTACCAAAATCGCCATCAACGGATTTGGCCGGATCGGCCGCAACGTGCTGCGGGCCATGCTGAAGCGGGATATGCTGAAAGCCGGTTCCGACGTGGAAATCGTCGCCCTCAACGACCTGACCAGCCCGGAGATGCTGGCCCACCTGCTCCAGTACGACTCCATCCATGGCGAACTGCCCTACGAAGTAACCGTTTCCGAAAAGGCGATCACCGTAAACGGCGTAGAGATCAAGGTCTGCGCCGAAACGGATCCGGCCAAACTGCCCTGGAAAGAACTCGGCGTTGACATCGTCGTCGAATCGACGGGCCGATTCACCAAAGGCCCCGATGCGGCCAAGCACATCCAGGCGGGCGCCAAAAAAGTGATCATCTCGGCCCCCGGCAAAGACATCGACGCCACCATCGTCATGGGGGTCAACGACCATACATACGACGCGGCCAACCACCACGTCGTCTCCAACGCCTCCTGCACCACCAACTGCCTGGCCCCCTTCGCCAAGGTGCTCCATGAGCAGTTCGGCATCGTGCGCGGCCTGATGACGACGGTCCACGCCTACACGAACGACCAGCGCATCCTCGACCTGCCCCACAGCGACCTGCGCCGCGCCCGCGCCGCCGGCCAGTCGATCATCCCCACCACCACCGGCGCCGCCAAGGCCGTCGCCCTCGTCCTGCCCGAACTGAAGGGCAAGCTGAACGGCTTCGCCATGCGCGTCCCCACCCCCAACGTCTCCGTCGTCGACCTGGTGGCCGAGCTGGAAAAACCGGCCACAGAAGAAGCGATCAACAGCGCCCTGAAAGCCGCTGCTGAAGGCCCCCTGAAAGGCATCCTGGCCTTCTGTGAAAAGCCCCTCGTCTCCCGCGACTTCAACGGCAATCCTCACTCCTCCATCGTCGACGCCCCCTCCACGATGGTCCTCGACGGCAAGATGGCCAAAGTCGTCGCCTGGTATGACAACGAGTGGGGCTACTCCAACCGCGTCGTCGACCTGGCCCTGCTGATGGCCGCGAAGGGGCTGTAA
- a CDS encoding phosphoglycerate kinase encodes MEKISLRDIDVRGKRVLVREDLNVPLKNGVITDDTRIRMTLPTMQYLIDRGARVIVASHLGRPKGQAVDEFRLTPVAKRLAELLGKPVAKVDDSIGPEVQAAVAAMQDGDVLLLENVRFYKEEEKNDKAYAKALADLADIYVNDAFGTSHRAHASTAGVADFLPAVAGFLMEKELSMLGKAVTNPERPFVAVIGGAKVSDKIGVIENLLNKVDSLIIGGGMANTFLRALGYETGNSLVEADKVNLAGELILRAKAQKVNLLLPTDVVVTQAFEAGAPQKTVGVNAIEPGWMALDIGPETAKLYADVVKQAGTVLWNGPMGVFEIDDFAKGTEAVAQAMAECRGITVIGGGDSVAAVNKVGVADQMSHISTGGGASLEFLEGKKLPGVAVLRDKK; translated from the coding sequence ATGGAGAAGATCTCCCTTCGCGACATTGACGTGCGGGGCAAGCGCGTCCTCGTCCGGGAGGACCTGAACGTCCCCCTCAAAAACGGCGTCATCACCGATGATACGCGCATCCGCATGACCCTGCCGACGATGCAATACCTGATCGACCGGGGGGCGCGAGTAATCGTCGCCTCCCACCTGGGCCGCCCGAAAGGCCAGGCTGTCGACGAGTTCCGCCTTACCCCTGTTGCCAAGCGCCTGGCCGAACTCCTCGGCAAACCGGTCGCCAAGGTCGACGACTCCATCGGCCCGGAAGTCCAGGCTGCCGTAGCCGCCATGCAAGACGGCGACGTGCTCCTCTTAGAAAACGTCCGCTTTTACAAGGAAGAAGAAAAGAACGACAAGGCTTACGCCAAAGCGCTGGCCGACTTAGCTGACATCTACGTGAACGATGCCTTCGGGACCTCCCACCGCGCTCACGCCTCCACCGCCGGTGTCGCCGACTTCCTGCCGGCCGTGGCCGGATTCCTCATGGAAAAAGAGCTGTCCATGCTCGGCAAGGCCGTCACCAACCCGGAAAGACCTTTCGTCGCCGTCATCGGCGGCGCCAAAGTCTCCGACAAGATCGGCGTCATCGAGAACCTCCTGAACAAGGTGGACAGCCTGATCATCGGCGGCGGCATGGCCAACACCTTCCTGCGCGCCCTCGGCTATGAGACGGGCAATTCCCTCGTCGAGGCCGACAAGGTCAACCTGGCCGGCGAACTGATCCTGCGCGCCAAGGCGCAGAAGGTGAACCTGCTGCTGCCCACCGATGTCGTCGTCACCCAGGCCTTTGAGGCCGGCGCTCCCCAGAAGACCGTCGGCGTCAACGCCATCGAGCCCGGTTGGATGGCCCTGGACATCGGCCCCGAAACGGCAAAACTCTATGCCGATGTGGTCAAACAGGCAGGGACCGTCTTGTGGAACGGCCCTATGGGTGTCTTCGAGATCGACGACTTCGCCAAGGGAACAGAGGCAGTGGCCCAGGCGATGGCTGAGTGCCGGGGCATCACCGTCATCGGCGGCGGCGACTCCGTGGCAGCCGTCAACAAGGTCGGTGTGGCCGATCAGATGAGCCACATCTCCACCGGCGGCGGCGCCTCCCTGGAATTTCTGGAAGGCAAGAAACTGCCTGGGGTGGCGGTTCTGCGGGACAAAAAATAG